A single window of Acidobacteriota bacterium DNA harbors:
- a CDS encoding DegT/DnrJ/EryC1/StrS family aminotransferase, which translates to MTSKLAILGGPPVRNVTEKPWPTWPPESEAALPYLTDTLRSHRWSIRGWYTGQESVQTRFAKLFAEFNDAKHCVMVSSGSTSLLVALEACDIGVGDEVILPVYTWIATAIAITNVNAIPVFVDVDPATGCIDPETVEASITPRTRAIVPVHLHCAAADMDAVMRLATKYNLYVIEDCAQAHGARFNNRSLGTFGHFGAFSMNQEKLLCCGEGGAILANDDELYDRAFRLRADGSRIGSTAPILGRYELVDTGGLMGGNYCMSDFQAAVLMGELPHLEERNRRREHNAEYLNEKLTRLDGLTAIQSAPGTTSRSYFKYPIRRDPLAFENVPTAALCKALTAELGFTVEQTECQPLHQNPLYCPLSKRRHHLSEEYSERLCVTGMNFPNAEAHYADTLVFHHRILLGNKDDMDCIVEAFEKVQRNAGQLIADAGEK; encoded by the coding sequence ATGACCTCTAAACTAGCGATTCTTGGCGGGCCGCCAGTCCGTAATGTCACCGAAAAGCCTTGGCCGACCTGGCCCCCCGAAAGTGAAGCAGCACTACCTTATTTGACCGATACCCTGCGAAGCCATCGCTGGTCAATTCGCGGCTGGTACACCGGGCAAGAATCGGTTCAGACACGATTCGCCAAACTCTTCGCGGAGTTCAACGATGCAAAGCATTGCGTTATGGTCTCAAGCGGGTCTACGAGCTTGCTGGTTGCCTTGGAGGCTTGCGATATTGGGGTTGGTGATGAAGTGATTCTTCCCGTCTACACGTGGATCGCAACAGCAATCGCTATCACGAATGTGAATGCCATCCCGGTGTTCGTTGACGTAGACCCTGCCACAGGCTGCATTGATCCTGAAACTGTCGAAGCCAGTATTACCCCTCGGACCCGTGCAATCGTGCCCGTCCACCTGCATTGCGCGGCAGCCGATATGGATGCCGTCATGCGACTCGCCACAAAATACAACCTTTACGTGATTGAAGATTGCGCGCAGGCGCACGGGGCGCGGTTCAATAATCGCTCCTTAGGCACATTCGGACATTTCGGCGCTTTTAGCATGAATCAGGAGAAGCTGCTTTGCTGCGGTGAAGGCGGCGCCATTCTGGCGAACGATGATGAGTTGTATGATCGGGCATTTCGCCTGCGCGCTGATGGCAGCCGGATCGGTTCGACAGCGCCGATCCTTGGTCGATATGAGTTAGTCGATACAGGCGGATTAATGGGTGGCAACTACTGTATGTCGGATTTCCAGGCGGCTGTTTTGATGGGCGAGCTTCCACATCTGGAGGAGCGCAATCGACGCCGCGAGCACAATGCAGAGTATTTGAATGAGAAACTGACACGTCTGGATGGTTTGACCGCAATTCAAAGCGCTCCCGGAACCACTTCCAGAAGCTACTTCAAATATCCGATCAGGCGTGACCCACTGGCGTTTGAGAACGTTCCGACGGCTGCATTGTGCAAGGCGCTCACGGCTGAACTTGGCTTTACTGTCGAGCAGACCGAATGCCAGCCGCTGCATCAGAATCCACTCTATTGCCCTCTTAGCAAACGACGGCATCATTTAAGTGAGGAATATAGTGAACGTCTGTGCGTAACGGGGATGAACTTCCCTAATGCTGAAGCCCATTATGCGGATACGCTGGTATTTCATCACCGGATTTTACTCGGCAATAAGGATGATATGGACTGCATTGTAGAAGCCTTTGAAAAGGTTCAAAGAAATGCCGGGCAATTGATCGCCGACGCGGGAGAGAAATAA
- a CDS encoding TIM barrel protein, whose translation MVRIGVAQWCLDRNGVDAVYRAAELGFAALQVDAGEPSGSPFLSAPGIRRAYLQAAQDTGIEISAIAVNVLNSLGLKSPKGSKESKQCWDSIQLAIESAAAMNIHLVFLPSFENGEICIKDDLMNTAEALRKACEYAEGSPLEIASENTLGVADNLKLITTVCHPKMKILIDTLNPVLWGHRTVDLIKGLRHYLCNQVHAKDGLGGEMGNAALTTGQANFAESSRLLRELGFSGYLILENEYGQEAELRVARDLTVIRQLFFEG comes from the coding sequence ATGGTAAGAATCGGTGTAGCTCAATGGTGTCTTGATCGCAACGGCGTCGATGCCGTTTATCGAGCGGCGGAGTTAGGGTTCGCTGCGCTCCAGGTAGATGCTGGAGAGCCTTCCGGCTCTCCATTCTTGAGCGCGCCGGGAATACGGCGGGCCTACTTACAGGCCGCCCAAGATACAGGGATTGAGATCAGTGCCATCGCGGTCAACGTCCTGAACTCTCTTGGTCTGAAAAGTCCGAAAGGCTCGAAGGAGTCCAAACAATGCTGGGACTCAATTCAACTCGCAATAGAGTCAGCGGCCGCAATGAATATTCATCTCGTATTTCTGCCGAGCTTTGAAAACGGAGAGATTTGCATTAAGGACGACTTGATGAATACGGCGGAGGCCCTACGTAAAGCGTGCGAGTACGCAGAGGGAAGCCCTCTAGAAATTGCCTCGGAAAACACTTTGGGAGTTGCCGATAATCTTAAACTCATTACCACAGTTTGCCATCCTAAAATGAAAATTCTAATTGACACGCTTAACCCGGTTTTGTGGGGCCACAGGACGGTTGACTTGATAAAAGGGCTGCGACACTACCTGTGCAATCAAGTGCATGCTAAGGACGGTCTGGGTGGAGAAATGGGCAATGCTGCTTTAACTACTGGCCAGGCGAATTTCGCGGAAAGTAGTCGCCTTTTGAGGGAGCTTGGCTTTTCAGGGTATCTCATTCTAGAGAATGAGTATGGGCAAGAGGCAGAATTGCGCGTCGCCCGAGATCTGACGGTAATCAGGCAATTGTTTTTTGAAGGGTGA
- a CDS encoding GNAT family N-acetyltransferase yields the protein MVIRKINKELQHRYRDLHVNSLAPEIQNSWEWIDALSQVGNHVLSGVTWEDQGVMLAALPTFIKRSSVGSIMMSLPFPDAYGGVVVREGVDIQSAYSIVLKAVVEQAEREQVDAIEIGQPPFREDSTLYLKYLEPDLVIPVSYDFIELGTQPTEKAVSKKRNLIHRHLRKAKKEGLSISISNDSKSLTRLYHEVFYERLTDIGGVVPPLALYESIFNKLEDRGALQIFCVWRQECLIGGCIVLFSTYNANQYERAVVTGALQSGACTLIDYQVISGAIQAGCKYFNWAESPTPGVRQYKKKWGAREGTRHRFVKLCNSDISKYQAIRKCIRDEVWHYFG from the coding sequence ATGGTGATTAGAAAAATCAATAAGGAGTTGCAACACCGGTATAGAGATTTACACGTAAACTCGTTGGCCCCGGAAATTCAGAACTCGTGGGAATGGATAGATGCATTATCCCAGGTCGGGAATCACGTATTATCCGGCGTGACCTGGGAAGATCAAGGTGTAATGCTGGCAGCGCTGCCGACATTCATTAAGAGGAGTTCGGTTGGGTCTATCATGATGTCGCTTCCCTTTCCAGATGCATATGGAGGGGTAGTAGTCAGGGAAGGGGTTGATATTCAGTCCGCGTACTCGATTGTCCTTAAGGCCGTGGTAGAGCAAGCAGAAAGAGAACAAGTAGATGCTATCGAAATTGGACAGCCGCCGTTCAGGGAAGACTCGACCCTCTACTTGAAGTATCTAGAACCTGATCTTGTCATCCCAGTCTCCTACGACTTTATTGAGCTTGGCACCCAGCCTACGGAGAAGGCGGTCAGTAAGAAAAGGAACTTGATACATAGGCATCTACGCAAAGCCAAAAAGGAAGGGTTGAGTATCTCTATCAGTAATGACTCGAAGAGTCTTACCAGACTCTATCATGAAGTTTTTTATGAAAGGCTGACGGATATTGGAGGAGTGGTTCCACCGCTCGCGCTATATGAATCCATCTTCAACAAACTCGAAGATCGTGGAGCGTTGCAAATCTTTTGCGTCTGGCGGCAGGAATGTTTGATTGGAGGCTGCATAGTCCTATTCTCGACCTACAATGCAAATCAGTATGAGCGCGCGGTTGTCACAGGCGCGCTCCAATCAGGCGCCTGCACATTGATTGACTACCAGGTAATCAGCGGAGCTATCCAGGCTGGATGTAAATACTTCAACTGGGCTGAATCTCCTACGCCGGGCGTTCGCCAGTACAAGAAAAAATGGGGTGCAAGGGAAGGAACTCGGCATCGCTTTGTCAAACTTTGCAACTCGGATATCTCCAAATACCAGGCGATCAGGAAATGTATACGCGACGAGGTGTGGCACTACTTCGGGTGA
- a CDS encoding sulfotransferase domain-containing protein, protein MSTLFVTVIIRVIEKGYDSNVVLESVLSQSGVKQVILVRCNGGAQDSPITIKNHEGATSDGSVLFVSVSFDVQDRAFLIAGQLAEYEPCILWDNTQPMPENFVDDLKKFYEPDHLVGIIGRRLEGIASFSSSPLIHSVDEATLADYLEARGMMLHRKFLQLPDTHYSERYSQNIGIWIIANARLNLEARCSVVPIRSPAFKGCSEQTGGQLSSQDMNEKEIDFALAYLNHSRPFRDWPEINASILPGIKPGAHFQRLAALKYKHLLVFGCQRSGTTWLSRYVGENFQEVFALTEEQSFHFLLDDYILPAIRTEYLVFQTTFINTEVESYENCPHNTKFLLIVRNPLAVCWSFLNNFQLLPTVYQYRKDSMQRADFVPHLKGELGMALEIYRQSMRTAMEIMSRCADRMQVLVYEDAVLDPEKVTENLSAFLQLESARSKAISGAKHDSLAKWRQFSEEQIEAIRYYADPLFNQVLESANLLGIRNAI, encoded by the coding sequence ATGTCAACTCTCTTTGTGACAGTGATAATTCGAGTTATTGAAAAAGGATACGATTCGAATGTGGTTCTGGAGAGTGTGCTGAGCCAGTCAGGCGTCAAGCAGGTGATTCTTGTGAGGTGCAATGGCGGCGCTCAAGATTCCCCTATCACAATAAAGAATCATGAAGGAGCTACAAGCGACGGATCTGTCCTTTTTGTCAGTGTGAGCTTCGATGTGCAGGATAGGGCATTCTTGATTGCAGGTCAGTTAGCTGAATATGAACCCTGCATCTTATGGGATAATACGCAGCCCATGCCCGAAAACTTTGTAGATGATCTGAAAAAGTTCTACGAACCGGACCACCTAGTGGGAATTATTGGTCGCCGATTAGAAGGCATAGCATCCTTTTCCAGTTCTCCGTTGATCCATTCGGTCGACGAGGCTACGCTGGCTGATTATCTTGAGGCTCGCGGGATGATGCTTCATCGAAAGTTTTTACAATTACCCGATACACATTATTCCGAGCGTTACAGTCAGAATATCGGCATCTGGATAATAGCAAATGCTAGATTAAATCTTGAGGCGAGGTGCAGCGTTGTTCCAATCAGATCCCCAGCGTTCAAAGGCTGCTCGGAACAGACCGGAGGGCAACTCTCTTCTCAAGATATGAATGAAAAAGAGATCGATTTTGCGCTCGCGTACTTGAACCACAGCCGACCGTTCAGAGACTGGCCGGAGATCAACGCTTCGATTTTACCAGGAATTAAGCCAGGTGCTCACTTTCAGCGATTGGCGGCTCTCAAGTATAAACACCTGCTCGTATTTGGCTGCCAGAGAAGCGGAACCACCTGGTTATCAAGGTATGTAGGTGAAAACTTTCAAGAAGTATTTGCCCTCACCGAAGAACAAAGTTTTCATTTCTTGCTTGATGATTACATACTCCCGGCGATTCGCACAGAATATCTTGTATTTCAGACTACCTTCATAAACACCGAAGTTGAAAGCTACGAGAATTGTCCACATAACACGAAATTCCTATTAATTGTCAGAAACCCTCTTGCAGTATGCTGGTCATTTCTAAATAACTTCCAATTGCTCCCCACGGTGTACCAGTATAGAAAAGACTCCATGCAACGAGCAGATTTCGTCCCTCACCTTAAGGGCGAACTCGGAATGGCTTTGGAAATATACCGGCAAAGTATGCGGACAGCTATGGAGATAATGTCTAGGTGCGCTGATAGAATGCAGGTGCTTGTTTATGAGGACGCAGTGCTTGATCCGGAAAAGGTGACCGAAAATCTAAGCGCGTTTTTGCAATTGGAATCCGCGCGCTCAAAAGCTATTTCGGGAGCAAAGCATGACTCGCTCGCAAAATGGCGTCAATTTAGTGAGGAGCAGATCGAGGCGATTAGATATTATGCCGATCCATTGTTTAATCAGGTACTAGAATCGGCCAACTTGCTGGGTATTCGCAATGCGATATGA
- a CDS encoding Gfo/Idh/MocA family oxidoreductase has translation MSSLGVGVVGCGLIAQIMHLPHLRELSEQFAVRALCDLASDVLTRVADDYQIEARYQDYRELITDPEVEAVLVLSSGDHAPIALAALEAGKHVFVEKPLCFSLSDADRLIESSARHKATLMVGYMKWFDPAYKEAKRLLRANRGPQLMLITTILTPEEFYFRHHRLHRASHSVETLKGRQSERSRTLAAELPGIPPALRDLYVDMLLDNTVHDLYVMRGLLGDPTELMQASFWAGGKAINMKWEYPNDLLADYNFLLLGSPGGRYQETFAYYSPEQRLILDFPSPYLQNAPTGLVLEEMVNGVILRVERQTGFEEAFKQELLHFHACVCSGDTPRSSGIEGRKDIALLQSVLAASTRALR, from the coding sequence ATGAGCAGCTTGGGTGTTGGAGTTGTTGGCTGTGGATTGATTGCTCAGATCATGCACTTGCCACACTTGCGCGAGCTTAGCGAACAGTTCGCTGTTCGTGCGCTATGCGACCTTGCCAGTGATGTTCTGACGCGAGTAGCAGACGATTACCAGATTGAAGCTCGCTATCAGGATTATCGCGAACTGATCACTGACCCTGAAGTGGAGGCGGTTCTCGTTCTTTCAAGCGGCGATCATGCGCCGATCGCACTGGCCGCCCTTGAGGCTGGCAAGCATGTATTTGTCGAAAAACCGCTTTGCTTTAGCTTAAGCGACGCCGATCGATTGATCGAATCTAGCGCGCGTCACAAGGCCACCTTGATGGTTGGCTACATGAAATGGTTCGATCCTGCTTATAAAGAGGCAAAGAGGCTTTTGCGCGCCAACCGTGGCCCACAATTGATGCTCATCACCACGATTTTGACGCCCGAAGAGTTTTACTTTCGGCACCACCGCCTCCATAGAGCTTCACACAGCGTGGAAACCTTGAAGGGCAGGCAGTCGGAGCGGTCTCGAACCCTCGCTGCTGAGTTGCCAGGCATACCACCGGCATTGCGCGATTTATATGTAGACATGTTGCTCGACAACACGGTGCATGATCTCTATGTAATGCGAGGCCTGCTAGGCGACCCAACAGAGCTAATGCAGGCCTCGTTCTGGGCTGGTGGGAAGGCAATAAACATGAAATGGGAATATCCGAATGATTTGCTGGCAGATTACAATTTTCTGCTTCTAGGCAGTCCGGGCGGTAGGTATCAGGAGACTTTCGCATATTATAGCCCCGAACAGCGCCTAATACTTGATTTCCCATCACCGTATCTACAAAATGCTCCGACCGGCCTTGTACTTGAGGAAATGGTAAATGGCGTCATCCTTAGAGTGGAACGTCAAACGGGATTTGAGGAAGCCTTCAAACAGGAACTTTTGCACTTTCATGCGTGTGTTTGCAGCGGGGATACGCCACGCTCTTCGGGGATTGAGGGGCGTAAAGATATTGCCTTATTGCAGTCAGTGCTGGCGGCCAGCACCCGAGCTCTACGATGA
- a CDS encoding Gfo/Idh/MocA family oxidoreductase translates to MNGALIGFGKSALSHLAAYIQMKNVAIKAVVDPVKSRREFAAEAIPGVQTFACIDAMFQHHKLDFIDICSPPESHCHYIERGLKNHCHVLCEKPLILRLEQYRDLRLLAHSVQRTIYPCHNYKFAPVLQKLSEAIRSGYLGQLMSAHFRIFRNGHAKGVAEWNPDWRRDPQIAGGGILIDHGTHSLYLACHLSTKQPLAVSCITGNLTQDPYHTTEDVALLTLDFGGMHWFIDLLWASNLRRSYYSLTGSQATITIEDDIIKSSVADGDILREKVVTDFDDPLRLSWFHAMFEDFLSTTVDAERQYDLLLESLTTLLIINRAYDSSKQGGAWVEIESGERHF, encoded by the coding sequence ATGAATGGTGCATTGATAGGTTTTGGCAAAAGCGCTTTAAGTCATCTGGCTGCATATATACAGATGAAGAATGTAGCGATCAAAGCCGTAGTTGACCCGGTCAAATCTCGTCGAGAATTCGCGGCTGAAGCAATACCCGGAGTTCAGACGTTTGCGTGCATTGATGCTATGTTCCAACATCATAAGCTTGATTTCATTGATATCTGTTCCCCACCAGAGTCACACTGCCATTATATCGAGCGAGGATTAAAGAATCACTGTCATGTTCTGTGCGAAAAGCCATTGATTTTACGACTGGAGCAATATCGCGACCTGCGGCTCCTGGCTCATTCGGTCCAAAGGACCATCTATCCCTGTCATAACTACAAATTTGCACCCGTCTTACAGAAGCTTTCAGAGGCTATCCGATCCGGGTATCTGGGTCAGTTGATGAGCGCACACTTCCGCATCTTTCGCAATGGCCACGCCAAAGGCGTGGCTGAGTGGAACCCCGATTGGCGGCGAGACCCCCAAATAGCTGGCGGGGGCATTTTGATAGACCATGGCACCCACAGCTTGTATTTGGCTTGCCATCTGAGCACAAAGCAACCGCTTGCAGTGTCCTGTATAACAGGAAACCTGACTCAGGATCCTTACCACACGACTGAGGATGTAGCATTGCTGACATTAGATTTTGGAGGAATGCACTGGTTCATTGATTTGCTATGGGCGTCGAATCTTCGCAGAAGCTACTACTCACTCACAGGCTCGCAGGCGACTATCACGATTGAGGATGACATAATCAAGTCCTCGGTCGCTGATGGCGACATCCTCAGGGAAAAGGTGGTGACTGACTTCGATGATCCATTACGATTGTCTTGGTTCCATGCCATGTTTGAAGACTTTCTAAGTACAACGGTTGATGCAGAGAGACAATACGACCTCTTGCTTGAATCCCTGACTACCCTCCTAATCATCAACAGAGCGTATGACTCATCTAAACAAGGAGGTGCCTGGGTGGAAATTGAATCCGGGGAGCGCCACTTCTAG
- a CDS encoding transposase — protein sequence MVDDLLYCLPPPKDGILHLIPDTTRKEKTGEKQPLAYTTKVGKLEPFIFGHSVLLMIAHWGSFRVTVSVRVIDPKIKGHQNILAREMLSNFKVPAWSQQVIVEADAGFAAKKTLQQMMALGFFYVFALPRTWKLTDGTHLSDLARYLPKKFYRRVASYKFDSRRRDYWTFRRSAKLSLLGQVTLVLSKRRFNDPPHKIKLLVTNLLQASTSEILSHFSRRWMVEVTFKELKTGLHLGQMQVTKEERRIQRSVSLPVMAYLLLLRLYGPGVKPGEKASLFVFKQRFIEEAYEEQFERAETRYEKKLDRYKRAA from the coding sequence ATGGTTGATGACTTGTTGTACTGTCTACCGCCGCCAAAGGACGGCATTCTGCACTTGATCCCAGATACGACTCGCAAGGAGAAGACCGGCGAGAAACAACCTCTCGCCTACACCACCAAGGTCGGCAAGCTCGAGCCTTTTATCTTCGGCCATTCCGTGCTGTTGATGATCGCGCACTGGGGTAGCTTTCGTGTCACGGTTTCGGTGCGGGTGATTGACCCGAAGATCAAAGGGCATCAAAACATCCTGGCACGCGAAATGTTATCCAATTTCAAAGTGCCCGCTTGGTCCCAGCAGGTGATTGTTGAGGCCGACGCCGGCTTCGCCGCCAAGAAGACCTTGCAACAAATGATGGCACTCGGTTTCTTCTACGTCTTTGCTTTGCCACGCACCTGGAAACTAACTGATGGCACTCATCTCAGTGACCTGGCGCGGTATTTACCCAAGAAATTCTATCGTCGAGTAGCTTCTTATAAATTTGACTCTCGTCGTCGTGACTACTGGACATTTCGCCGAAGTGCCAAGCTCTCTCTGCTTGGTCAAGTCACCCTGGTCTTATCCAAACGGCGGTTTAATGATCCGCCTCACAAAATCAAGCTTTTGGTGACCAATCTCCTGCAAGCGAGCACTTCGGAAATCCTGAGTCACTTCTCGCGTCGTTGGATGGTGGAAGTTACTTTCAAAGAACTCAAAACCGGCTTGCACCTGGGCCAGATGCAAGTGACGAAGGAGGAAAGACGCATCCAGCGCAGCGTCAGCTTGCCGGTGATGGCTTACTTGCTGCTGTTGCGGCTCTACGGGCCGGGAGTCAAGCCGGGCGAAAAAGCGAGCCTGTTTGTTTTCAAACAACGTTTTATCGAAGAGGCTTACGAAGAGCAATTCGAGCGAGCGGAAACTCGTTATGAAAAGAAACTGGATCGTTATAAACGTGCTGCCTGA
- a CDS encoding SPASM domain-containing protein, producing MGSTLETLNTVEIEINSRCNRKCSYCPVSVLPVPEVPKYMDEVVLERILDELARIGFTGRISYQFYNEPLIRRDLENVVRRVGQRLPQAYQVLYTNGDLLSDERYKRLIDAGINHFKITSHSLKPHPNRPFQEVLFPKDLELTNRGGVMVNLPGATPEIRSLPCFAPSEMLIITVTGDIVLCYEDVERRHIMGNILTGGLEEIWFSKKFVRIRKLAAEGKRAIASAICQQCTNQAHQIPGTSYIP from the coding sequence ATGGGGTCAACGTTAGAAACCCTTAATACTGTCGAAATCGAGATAAACTCACGATGCAATCGGAAGTGTAGTTATTGTCCAGTCTCCGTCTTGCCCGTCCCTGAAGTTCCTAAGTATATGGATGAAGTGGTATTGGAAAGAATATTGGATGAATTGGCGCGGATCGGGTTTACCGGCAGGATATCGTATCAATTTTACAATGAGCCGTTAATAAGGCGTGATTTGGAAAATGTTGTCAGGCGTGTAGGGCAAAGACTGCCTCAGGCCTACCAGGTTCTATATACGAACGGCGATCTCTTATCCGATGAGCGGTATAAGAGATTAATTGATGCTGGTATTAACCATTTTAAGATCACGTCGCACAGTCTGAAGCCCCACCCTAATCGCCCATTTCAGGAAGTACTTTTTCCTAAGGATCTGGAATTGACGAACCGAGGTGGAGTAATGGTCAATCTGCCTGGGGCAACACCCGAGATCAGGAGCTTGCCATGTTTTGCTCCTAGCGAGATGCTCATCATTACTGTGACAGGTGATATCGTTCTCTGTTATGAGGACGTAGAGCGTCGCCACATAATGGGCAACATTCTCACCGGTGGGCTTGAGGAAATCTGGTTTTCTAAGAAATTCGTTCGGATTAGAAAGCTCGCGGCAGAAGGGAAGCGTGCGATAGCTAGCGCGATATGCCAGCAATGTACGAATCAGGCCCATCAGATTCCAGGTACATCTTACATTCCATAA
- a CDS encoding HEAT repeat domain-containing protein: MKSGTITARRRAAEALGEIGGEMAGAALLEALKDEDGQVRWHAVEALGAIGGEAAVVALLEAFKHGNSSVRRNAVARLGKICGEAALAALLEAFKDEDSYGRLYVATALGDIGGEVTVTALLQALKDEDSNVRRYVATALGEIGSEMAVSALR; encoded by the coding sequence TTGAAATCCGGAACTATTACTGCGCGTCGGCGTGCGGCAGAGGCGCTGGGAGAGATTGGAGGAGAGATGGCTGGTGCTGCCTTGCTCGAAGCATTGAAGGATGAAGACGGACAAGTGCGTTGGCACGCGGTAGAGGCGCTGGGAGCGATTGGCGGAGAAGCTGCTGTTGTCGCGCTACTCGAAGCATTTAAGCATGGGAACAGCAGCGTGCGCCGGAATGCGGTAGCAAGGCTGGGAAAGATTTGCGGAGAAGCTGCTCTTGCTGCGCTACTCGAAGCATTTAAGGATGAGGACAGCTATGGACGATTGTACGTGGCAACGGCGTTGGGAGATATTGGCGGAGAAGTCACTGTTACCGCACTGCTTCAAGCATTGAAGGATGAGGACAGCAATGTGCGTAGGTATGTGGCAACGGCGCTAGGAGAGATTGGCAGCGAGATGGCCGTCAGTGCGTTGCGCTAA
- a CDS encoding HEAT repeat domain-containing protein: MGEEMAVNALLEALKDGDSNVRESASYDLGEIGGEVAVTALLEALKDEDTRVRRNAARALGEIGGEAAVAELLEALKDKDMVVREHAAKALGKIGGEAAVIALLEVWKDKISGHEIAVEVLGKIKFELLARGLLSAMSHENSFVRVRGRAAKMIGYYSGRRAAEELKRLARIQPSTIPVDYQLLRDTHPSILFGALLDEIEIADCVSVGILVWESNLQCDVGMNQESTHIATFQFWVSIMCSGIAQVFKCADSNTCITVEKKGLGHYVKEFGLVNVIIV; the protein is encoded by the coding sequence ATGGGTGAAGAGATGGCTGTCAATGCGTTGCTCGAAGCATTGAAGGATGGAGACAGCAATGTACGTGAAAGTGCGTCATATGATCTGGGGGAGATCGGAGGGGAGGTAGCCGTTACTGCACTGCTCGAAGCATTGAAGGATGAGGACACCAGGGTGCGCAGGAATGCGGCAAGGGCGCTGGGAGAGATTGGTGGAGAAGCTGCTGTTGCTGAGCTACTCGAAGCATTGAAGGATAAGGACATGGTTGTGCGTGAGCATGCGGCAAAGGCGCTGGGGAAGATTGGTGGAGAAGCTGCTGTGATTGCCCTGCTCGAAGTGTGGAAAGATAAGATTAGCGGTCACGAAATAGCAGTAGAAGTATTGGGGAAGATAAAGTTTGAGTTGCTTGCAAGGGGTTTGCTGTCAGCGATGTCTCATGAAAACAGCTTTGTTAGAGTTAGAGGAAGGGCCGCAAAGATGATTGGTTACTATTCAGGCAGGCGAGCTGCAGAAGAACTGAAGCGTCTAGCTCGGATACAGCCTTCGACCATACCCGTAGATTACCAACTTCTCCGGGACACGCACCCATCCATACTGTTCGGCGCATTGCTTGATGAAATCGAAATCGCTGATTGCGTCTCGGTTGGGATACTCGTTTGGGAATCCAATCTGCAGTGCGATGTGGGTATGAACCAGGAATCCACTCATATCGCAACGTTCCAATTCTGGGTATCCATCATGTGCAGCGGAATCGCGCAGGTCTTCAAGTGCGCAGATAGCAATACCTGCATCACTGTTGAGAAGAAGGGATTGGGTCATTACGTGAAGGAATTCGGGCTTGTAAACGTTATCATCGTCTAG